The following proteins are co-located in the Lentibacillus sp. JNUCC-1 genome:
- a CDS encoding 5-methyltetrahydropteroyltriglutamate--homocysteine S-methyltransferase, with amino-acid sequence MLTTAKAPFRGDHVGSLLRPQTLKEARADYQKGDITKEALRALEDSEIARIVERQKEAGLKAVTDGEFRRRWWHLDFIRAIKGIRTYEVDLTGAFNGAMTKAEAYTVDSKLSFPKNHPFLADFAYLKSIAGDHVAKITIPGPNMIFYSGVVGSQPYLNNPAYPSLDEVAQDIVKVYQDAIQAFYDAGCRYLQLDDTSWGALFSPDFREKISAQGFDPDELVKKFADITVEAVAKKPADMAITLHICRGNFKSAWLYQGGYEPIAKELFSRVNVDAFFLEYDTDRAGDFSPLRFIQDQKVVLGLITSKTPELEEPAEIKARIEEATQYVNKDQLCLSPQCGFASTEEGNLLTEEEQWEKLRHVVRIAGGVWAE; translated from the coding sequence TTGCTTACAACTGCAAAAGCACCATTCAGAGGAGACCACGTCGGGAGCTTGTTACGCCCGCAAACGCTTAAAGAAGCAAGAGCAGATTACCAAAAAGGTGACATCACAAAAGAAGCATTACGAGCATTGGAAGATAGCGAGATTGCAAGGATTGTTGAAAGACAAAAGGAAGCCGGTCTGAAGGCAGTGACCGACGGCGAATTCCGGAGAAGATGGTGGCACCTGGATTTCATAAGAGCCATCAAGGGGATACGCACCTATGAAGTAGACTTGACTGGTGCGTTTAACGGCGCCATGACCAAAGCAGAAGCCTATACCGTCGATTCCAAGTTAAGCTTTCCGAAAAACCACCCATTTTTAGCAGACTTCGCTTATTTAAAAAGCATTGCCGGGGACCACGTTGCGAAAATAACGATCCCAGGTCCGAATATGATTTTTTACTCAGGGGTGGTCGGAAGCCAGCCTTACTTGAACAACCCGGCCTATCCGTCATTAGATGAAGTGGCTCAAGACATTGTAAAAGTCTATCAAGATGCCATCCAAGCATTTTACGATGCCGGATGCCGGTATTTACAACTGGATGACACGAGCTGGGGCGCCTTGTTCAGTCCGGATTTCAGAGAAAAGATCAGTGCCCAAGGATTTGACCCAGACGAACTCGTTAAAAAGTTTGCCGATATCACCGTTGAAGCTGTAGCGAAGAAACCAGCCGATATGGCGATCACACTCCATATTTGCCGAGGCAACTTCAAATCAGCATGGCTCTACCAGGGCGGTTATGAACCCATCGCAAAGGAACTGTTTTCCCGCGTCAACGTCGACGCCTTCTTCCTGGAATACGACACCGATCGCGCAGGAGACTTTTCCCCCTTGCGATTCATTCAGGATCAAAAAGTCGTACTCGGCTTAATCACATCGAAAACACCTGAGTTGGAAGAGCCAGCTGAAATCAAGGCACGGATTGAAGAGGCAACGCAATACGTAAACAAGGACCAGCTATGCCTGAGCCCGCAATGCGGATTCGCCTCTACAGAAGAAGGTAACCTTTTGACAGAAGAAGAACAGTGGGAGAAATTGCGCCATGTGGTGCGGATTGCTGGAGGAGTTTGGGCGGAATAG
- a CDS encoding metal-dependent hydrolase, protein MEWTTHLLSGVAAGFAVTGGDWRGAAVGGVAGVVSDLDEHKSRFGKIFFPISFIINKTVGHRTLTHSLLFVAVVGALLSPIFDPWVVSSACAGILAHIAGDMLTGKVKLFYPFQTSVGLSVSRREFKMIDKVAAIVLIGFIVYECVPLLRNVF, encoded by the coding sequence ATGGAATGGACGACACATTTGTTATCAGGCGTGGCTGCTGGGTTTGCTGTGACTGGCGGTGATTGGAGAGGTGCGGCTGTCGGCGGCGTGGCTGGGGTGGTCTCAGATCTGGATGAGCATAAGTCCAGGTTCGGTAAGATTTTCTTTCCGATATCATTCATTATTAATAAAACGGTTGGCCACCGGACGCTCACACATTCGCTGTTGTTTGTAGCGGTGGTTGGCGCCCTGTTATCACCGATTTTTGACCCGTGGGTGGTATCGTCCGCGTGTGCAGGGATTTTAGCGCATATCGCAGGGGATATGCTGACGGGGAAGGTGAAGCTCTTTTATCCGTTTCAAACATCTGTCGGGCTATCTGTGAGTCGCAGGGAATTTAAGATGATTGATAAGGTGGCTGCGATCGTGTTGATTGGGTTTATTGTGTATGAGTGTGTGCCTTTGTTGAGGAATGTGTTTTAA
- a CDS encoding type II toxin-antitoxin system HicA family toxin has product MPSWREIERFCRRDGWEEFKKKGHHIYFRKENDDGTVKRTKVSRGTGEVRGNLWKGILKKQLQVTEEEFNAKK; this is encoded by the coding sequence ATGCCAAGCTGGAGAGAAATAGAGCGTTTTTGTAGACGAGACGGTTGGGAAGAATTCAAGAAAAAGGGGCATCACATCTATTTTAGAAAAGAAAATGACGATGGGACTGTAAAACGTACAAAAGTTTCGAGGGGAACGGGAGAAGTAAGAGGTAATTTGTGGAAGGGAATTCTAAAAAAGCAATTACAAGTAACAGAAGAGGAGTTTAACGCCAAGAAGTAG